The genomic DNA TCCTGCGTAAAGCCCGCCCAGAATCCCCAGAAACAGCCCGCCGCAGGGCCGAGTCGAATCGCCACCGCCACAATGAAAACAACGACCAGATCAGGCCCCACATCCATGAACCGGAGCCAGTCCACCACCGTCGCCTGCAAGGCGAACACGATCACAAATAAAACAAATACCTTGAGCCACCGCAAGTTATTCATCGAGCAGCTCCTTTACTATCCAGTCTGGATCCTTTTCCATGACGAACACTTCTTCCAGGCTCGAAAATTCCTGGAACGGATCAACATCCATCTGGCGCATGACATCGAGGTCGGACTTGCGGACCTCCATTACCGTCCCCAGGGGAATGCCCTTCGGGAAAATGCCGCCCAGGCCAGAAGTCACCAGAGTATCGCCCACCCGGATTCCCGCATGCGCAGGAATCATCGCCGTAAGGCTATGACCATCCTTAGATTCCAGGAATCCCACCACACGCGTCCTGCGATCCATTACAGACAACTTAAGGTTTGGATCCACCAGCAGCTGTACGCGCGAATGATTCACCGAGGCCTTCGAAATCTTTCCGACCAGACCGTTCATCGAAAACACGGGCATGTTTTCCTTCACGCCATGTTCCGTACCGCGGTTAATCACCATCGTCGTAAGGAAACGCCCCGGATTGTGGCCCACCACACGGGCTGTCACAATCGGGTAATCCCACTTGTCATCAAACCGAACTAGCGTATGCAGTCGGGCGAGTTCCAAGAGCCCTTCGCGGGCATGATAGGTTTCAAGCCTCAAGCGGGCATTCTCTTCTTTCAGCTGTTCGTTTTCCTGAACAATAGACTTGTAATGCCCTACCGCAGAAACAATCCGCTGCGCCGGGAAATACAGAGTCGAAAGCGCCGTCGAGACAACGCTTTCCCGCACGGGAACCGGAGCCTGCCGCATCAAAAGCCCAAGCACCAAGAAAAAGACAAAGGCAACGATTCCGTGCCTTTGCGAAAACAATTCGACTATAAAGCGAAACGCCCTAAGCATCGATTTCTGTCAAACTAGGTAGAAGATGCCACCAGGACCGGACGGTACTTGTCCAGGTCTTCCAGAACGCGGGCAGCACCCTTGCACACGCAAGTCAGGGCGTCGTCGATCACGTTGACAGACAGTCCCGTTTCCTTACGGATGCGTTCGTCAAAGCCGCGCAGCTGAGAACCACCACCCGTCATGATAATGCCCTTGTCGTAAATATCGGCAGAAAGTTCAGGAGGCGTAATGCTCAGGGCCTGCTTCACCGCTTCGATAATGGCCGTCACCGGTTCGTTCAGGGCTTCGCGGATTTCGGAGCTATTGATCGTCATGGTGCGGGGCATACCGGCAATAAAGTCGTGACCCTTGACTTCCATCGTCAGTTCTTCTTCAAGGGGGCTAGCAGAGCCGATCTGGATCTTGATCTGTTCGGCAGTGCCCTCACCAACGCAGAGGTTGTACATGGTGCGCAGGTAACGGACAATGGCTTCGTCCATTTCGTCACCGCCCACGCGCACGGACGCGTTACACACGGTTCCGTTCAAGGCAATCACGGCAATGTCGGAGGTACCACCGCCAATGTCCACGATCATGTTGCCCACGGGGTCTTCTACGGGGATGCCCATACCGATAGCAGCA from uncultured Fibrobacter sp. includes the following:
- a CDS encoding rod shape-determining protein; the protein is MFGLFSCDIGIDLGTANTLVHVAGQGIVINEPTVIAVDSKNNRVSAIGFEAKKMLGRTPGESRAVRPMRDGVIADFELVETLLQTFIKRVQKYPLWMVKPRVVVGVPSGITEVEKRAVIDAAKQAGAKEVHLVHEPMAAAIGMGIPVEDPVGNMIVDIGGGTSDIAVIALNGTVCNASVRVGGDEMDEAIVRYLRTMYNLCVGEGTAEQIKIQIGSASPLEEELTMEVKGHDFIAGMPRTMTINSSEIREALNEPVTAIIEAVKQALSITPPELSADIYDKGIIMTGGGSQLRGFDERIRKETGLSVNVIDDALTCVCKGAARVLEDLDKYRPVLVASST
- the mreC gene encoding rod shape-determining protein MreC; this encodes MLRAFRFIVELFSQRHGIVAFVFFLVLGLLMRQAPVPVRESVVSTALSTLYFPAQRIVSAVGHYKSIVQENEQLKEENARLRLETYHAREGLLELARLHTLVRFDDKWDYPIVTARVVGHNPGRFLTTMVINRGTEHGVKENMPVFSMNGLVGKISKASVNHSRVQLLVDPNLKLSVMDRRTRVVGFLESKDGHSLTAMIPAHAGIRVGDTLVTSGLGGIFPKGIPLGTVMEVRKSDLDVMRQMDVDPFQEFSSLEEVFVMEKDPDWIVKELLDE